In Corythoichthys intestinalis isolate RoL2023-P3 chromosome 4, ASM3026506v1, whole genome shotgun sequence, a genomic segment contains:
- the LOC130915062 gene encoding fucolectin-like codes for MFRMAILAMVITLLALTVEISSLKDKSNIAMGAKVWQSSWYGNAGPQRAIDGNRASNWAQKSCACTKKDMKPWWRLDLQKTYKINTVTITNRRDCCPNRINGAELRIGDSLDDNGNANPRCTVIVSIPAGATKTFQCNGMEGRYVNIVIPGRREYLTLCEVEVHGEETSVDTNGDACN; via the exons ATGTTCAG GATGGCAATTTTAGCCATGGTGATCACACTGTTGGCTCTGACAGTGGAGATAAGCAGTTTGAAGG ATAAGAGTAATATTGCCATGGGTGCAAAAGTTTGGCAATCCTCATGGTATGGGAATGCCGGACCCCAAAGGGCCATTGATGGAAATCGTGCTAGCAACTGGGCACAAAAATCCTGTGCCTGCACAAAGAAAGATATGAAACCATGGTGGAGACTGGACCtccaaaaaacatacaaaataaacacTGTCACTATTACAAACAGAAGAGATTGTTGTCCTAACAGGATTAATGGAGCTGAGCTCCGCATTGGAGACTCCCTTGATGACAATGGCAATGCTAATCCCAG atgtacTGTGATCGTATCAATTCCAGCTGGCGCCACCAAAACATTTCAGTGTAATGGAATGGAAGGCCGCTATGTTAACATTGTGATTCCTGGAAGACGAGAATACCTAACATTGTGTGAAGTGGAAGTACATGGGGAAGAGACCAGTGTGGATACCAATGGTGATGCTTGCAATTGA